cgcgatattatcgcaaatgcaattaattgttcagccctactttGAGCAGACAGTCACATTCAAAGTTCAATTAAATATGATGACTGCCTCTTCTTTGGCGACAAATTTGGTCAGATCAACACatttaatatgtctgtgccttcCATCtttaatgacacattttgtaactttgtccaGAACCTAATATTGCTCAAGCTGGAAACGTGATTCAGTCCTCTGTGTTTGGGAATGGCGTCCCTGAAAGGGCCATTGATGGAAATCGTGCTAGCGACTGGGCAGAGGGATCCTGTACCCACACTAACAATGATTTAAAACCATGGTGGAGACTGGACCTCCTGAAGACATATCAGATCAACAGTGTCACCATCACCAACAGAGGAGATTGTTGCCCCGAAAGAATCAATGGTGCTGAGATCCGCATTGGAGATTCCCTCAATGACAATGGCAACCGTAATCCCAGGTATAACAAAACTTTCTGTGTTATATTagatttaaacatttaacatttgttATGTAAATAACAGGAAATTAGTGCACTAGATAGCTACATAATTACCTAATAGAAAGCCATAGTTTTCACAGCAATAGCATGATCAGAATTTAAATACGAGTGGTAAGATGTATGCACAGTCTGTGTGTGGTAACGCAGTTTTACTCAtagttctgttttattttatttttcatcagatgtgcTGTTATCTCGTCTATCGCAGCTGGGACCACCCAAACTTTTGCGTGCAATGCAATGGAAGGTCGTTATGTAAACATTGTGATTCCTGGTAGACGACAGTACCTGACACTGTGCGAGGTGGAAGTCAATGGTCAGCCTAAAGGTAACACTGGTCCAACTGGTGATTTATACCATTTGATGTGACCAATAAATGACTTTGAGCAGAAGGTCACATTCAAAGTTCAATTAAATATGATGACTGCCTCTTCTTTGGCGACAAATTTGGTCAGATCAACACatgtaatatgtctgtgccttcCATCtttaatgacacattttgtaactttgtccaGAACCTAATATTGCTCAAGCTGGAAACGTGATTCAGTCCTCTGTGTTTGGGAATGGCGTCCCTGAAAGGGCCATTGATGGACATCGTGCTAGCGACTGGACACAGGGATCCTGTACCCACACTAACAATGATTTAAAACCATGGTGGAGACTGGACCTCCTGAAGACATATCAGATCAACAGTGTCACCATCACCAACAGAGGAGATTGTTGCCCCGAAAGAATCAATGGTGCTGAGATCCGCATTGGAGATTCCCTCAATGACAATGGCAACGGTAATCCCAGGTATAACAAAACTTTCTGTGTTATATTagatttaaacatttaacatttgttGTGTAAATAACAGGAAATTACTGCACTAGATAGCTACATAATTACCTAATAGAAAGCCATAGTTTTCACAGCAATAGCATGATCAGAATTTAAATACGAGTGGTAAGATGTATGCACAGTCTGTGTGTGGTAACACAGTTTTACTCAtagttctgttttattttatttttcatcagatgtgcTGTTATCTCGTCTATCGCAGCTGGGACCACCCAAACTTTTGTGTGCAATGCAATGGAAGGTCGTTATGTAAACATTGTGATTCCTGGTAGACGACAGTACCTGACACTGTGCGAGGTGGAAGTCAATGGTCAGCCTAAAAGTAACACTACTCCAACAGGTGATTTATACCATTTAATGTGACCAATAAATGACTTTGAGCAGACAGTCACATTCAAAGTTCAATTCAATATGATGACTGCCTCTTCTTTGGCGACAAATTTGGTCAGATCAACACatgtaatatgtctgtgccttcCATCtttaatgacacattttgtaactttgtccaGAACCTAATATTGCTCAAGCTGGAAACGTGATTCAGTCCTCTGTGTTTGGGAATGGCGTCCCTGAAAGGGCCATTGATGGAAATCGTGCTAGCGACTGGGCAGAGGGATCCTGTACCCACACTAACAATGATTTAAAACCATGGTGGAGACTGGACCTCCTGAACACATATCAGATCAACAGTGTCACCATCACCAACAGAGGAGATTGTTGCCCCGAAAGAATCAATGGTGCTGAGATCCGCATTGGAGATTCCCTCAATGACAATGGCAACGGTAATCCCAGGTATAACAAAACTTTCTGTGTTATATTagatttaaacatttaacatttgttGTGTAAATAACAGGAAATTAGTGCACTAGATAGCTACATAATTACCTAATAGAAAGCCATAGTTTTCACAGCAATAGCATGATCAGAATTTAAATACGAGTGGTAAGATGTATGCACAGTCTGTGTGTGGTAACACAGTTTTACTCAtagttctgttttattttatttttcatcagatgtgcTGTTATCTCGTCTATCGCAGCTGGGACCACCCAAACTTTTGCGTGCAATGCAATGGAAGGTCGTTATGTAAACATTGTGATTCCTGGTAGACGACAGTACCTGACACTGTGCGAGGTGGAAGTCAATGGTCAGCCTAAAGGTAACACTGGTCCAACTGGTGATTTATACCATTTGATGTGACCAATAAATGACTTTGAGCAGACAGTCACATTCAAAGTTCAATTAAATATGATGACTGCCTCTTCTTTGGCGACAAATTTGGTCAGATCAACACatgtaatatgtctgtgccttcCATCtttaatgacacattttgtaactttgtccaGAACCTAATATTGCTCAAGCTGGAAACGTGATTCAGTCCTCTGTGTTTGGGAATGGCGTCCCTGAAAGGGCCATTGATGGAAATCGTGCTAGCGACTGGGCAGAGGGATCCTGTACCCACACTAACAATGATTTAAAACCATGGTGGAGACTGGACCTCCTGAACACATATCAGATCAACAGTGTCACCATCACCAACAGAGGAGATTGTTGCCCCGAAAGAATCAATGGTGCTGAGATCCGCATTGGAGATTCCCTCAATGACAATGGCAACGGTAATCCCAGGTATAACAAAACTTTCTGTGTTATATTagatttaaacatttaacatttgttGTGTAAATAACAGGAAATTAGTGCACTAGATAGCTACATAATTACCTAATAGAAAGCCATAGTTTTCACAGCAATAGCATGATCAGAATTTAAATACGAGTGGTAAGATGTATGCACAGTCTGTGTGTGGTAACACAGTTTTACTCAtagttctgttttattttatttttcatcagatgtgcTGTTATCTCGTCTATCGCAGCTGGGACCACCCAAACTTTTGCGTGCAATGCAATGGAAGGTCGTTATGTAAACATTGTGATTCCTGGTAGACGACAGTACCTGACACTGTGCGAGGTGGAAGTCAATGGTCAGCCTAAAGGTAACACTGGTCCAACTGGTGATTTATACCATTTGATGTGACCAATAAATGACTTTGAGCAGACAGTCACATTCAAAGTTCAATTAAATATGATGACTGCCTCTTCTTTGGCGACAAATTTGGTCAGATCAACACatgtaatatgtctgtgccttcCATCtttaatgacacattttgtaactttgtccaGAACCTAATATTGCTCAAGCTGGAAACGTGATTCAGTCCTCTGTGTTTGGGAATGGCGTCCCTGAAAGGGCCATTGATGGAAATCGTGCTAGCGACTGGGCAGAGGGATCCTGTACCCACACTAACAATGATTTAAAACCATGGTGGAGACTGGACCTCCTGAACACATATCAGATCAACAGTGTCACCATCACCAACAGAGGAGATTGTTGCCCCGAAAGAATCAATGGTGCTGAGATCCGCATTGGAGATTCCCTCAATGACAATGGCAACGGTAATCCCAGGTATAACAACACTTTCTGTATTATATTagatttaaacatttaacatttgttGTGTAAATAACAGGAAATTAGTGCACTAGATAGCTACATAATTACCTAATAGAAAGCCATAGTTTTCACAGCAATAGCAATATCAGAATTTAAATACGAGTGGTAAGATGTATGCACAGTCTGTGTGTGGTAACGCAGTTTTACTCAtagttctgttttattttatttttcatcagatgtgcTGTTATCTCGTCTATCGCAGCTGGGACCACCCAAACTTTTGCGTGCAATGCAATGGAAGGTCGTTATGTAAACATTGTGATTCCTGGTAGACGACAGTACCTGACACTGTGCGAGGTGGAAGTCAATGGTCAGCCTAAAGGTAACACTGATCCAACTGGTGATTTATACCATTTGATGTGACCAATAAATGACTTTGAGCAGACAGTCACATTCAAAGTTCAATTAAATATGATGACTGCCTCTTCTTTGGCGACAATTTGGTCAGATCAACACatgtaatatgtctgtgccttcCATCTTTAATGACACATTTTGAAGACAAGAGTACCTGACACTTTGTGAGGTGGAAGTCACTGGGAAACTAAAATTATTCTAAAACAATTTTGTTAGTTCATGTCAACTTATTTTTAACGCTGGTATATGCAAGTTAGCGTATTCAATGAGTTCTGGCTTTTAAAACCGAGCATATTTTTAGTAAAACACCTGGCATTGTCATATAGTccaatgtgtgttgtcctttataaagtAAAGAATAAGAATATCATAAGGTCAGGACAATCGCATGCTGAAGCTTTATGTAGAAACTAACACAGATATTTGTTTAATACATTAGCTAACATAAGAATAGGGTTATAGAGGTTATTGTTCAAATTTAGACAGCGAGCAAAAGAGATGGCTTCAGGAGATACAGCTCTGTTAACTGATCATACCTACTATTCTGTGCCATGAAAGCGACAAGAGAGGCATAATTTAACAGAGCTGTGGAGAAATGAAAGCAATGGGTGTGAAATTACTGATATACAAGAAATAGGCCTCTTGGCTGCATTTGGCATTGGGtgtgttttaatttttcttGGTGTTGTTTTTATCTACTATACTtaataaaaattacatttacaaaagCTAATCGTCAtcgtcttttttttcctcccacaaAACAGCACTCATTGTCTGTTTGTCCAGACTTGATTGGCTCTCTTTTCAAGTCaggtcaactttattgtcaattctgcaacatgtgccagacatacagagcaattaAAAATATGGTTCTCTCTGACCCACGGTGCAATAACAACACATATaacaagtataatataaaacataagaaatgtattcaaataaagataaaaaagacatcGGCCCATGTGGTCACAGGGGCCAATGTACTTGTATGCTTGTATGCACCTCTGTGTGAGGTGTAAAACAAGTACAGGGTGTTACTTTCTCTTGTAGAAAAGTTTCCATGTTGATGGAAATGGGGGAAAACAGTCTTGAGATCTGCGTTGTTAAAAACCCCGGCTGTCTGTAGCTCACTGatggtaataaatcaagtgagaagtaggctcattttctcatagacttctatagaaagcAAACCCTTTTTTGCAATCAcatgtgtcgccccctgctgaaATTCAGATACAatacaggtttaaggcactttcgCTTTTGCATCACTTCACCGAACTGGATGCTCTGTCCATTCATTACATAAAGTATAAAAGGAGGCGAAGTCCATCCCCTTCTggtggacctcatgggaccttaattTGGAGGAAATATGCATGTTAGTGTACCggtaattattttttgatcccaactgaattgagccatggattacaaatatgatgttcgtcaatttaaaatatatttttttaactgaagaaagtctcagtttgtcgtATGAcaacttagttttgtgtgaaaccgctcagtgaactacatctcttcTCTCACATAATTTAGGTCACCTGGCTTGATGCTCGGATTTCTCGCTCCCTGGCTTagctgttccacaacacatgtaacgttcTTTTACATGGTGTGTTTTATCCAGCAAAGTTTTATCAGCAGAGAAGCGTAAAAACACGTGAGATCCTCTGCTCGTGTGAGTAACGTTACGTCCCGGTACGATACACACGGACATCGTAGTTTCAGCGCGTCATCCATGCGACTttgaagtgtgtagtctttctaattacgtattttcacagtATTATACTCCAACAGTTtgacaataaactgagactttcaTGACTTGCAAAATTACCTTTTAAACTGACGAACATCATTATGGgctctattttaatgatctaagctCATGGCATGAAGCGTctggtgcaggtgcatttagggtgtgtccaaatccacttttgctagtttgacagcggAAGAAAATTGTCCGTGCgctgggcgcatggttcaaaaaggttgtacttagtgtcttcattaatcagaggtgtgttttgggcataacatgcaataaaccaagtgtcatctcccattccctttaaaaggcATGCACGTTTGTACATTGGTGCATTGCTATtttgatggaggatttgcactgtaatacttttatttgtaattttctgcatgtgtgtgtgtgttgatgcgtgtccctgtgtgtgtaacaagcatagtgtgcgcgcgctgtgcacaagtctaggcacattttaccaatttgctgttaaaattacattgaaatgctgcgctattgactttagaccaggtttttgttggtcaatggcacgatcacttcccgctgcctcaagatagcaatatgctcccagaatgcacctgagcacacctccctgtaagaccagcatgcccatgggcgcaaagatggctgcaggtgcatttgctatttaaacgacgtgggcgctggatgggaaattaaCAACTGCGTCgttcttaaactagcaaagacacttgcgtcgggctgtgtaattcatggctcaattcaaacgagATAAAAAAAAGGATAAGTCTTTCCTCATTCACTACCGTTCTTATGTCTTCCAAATTAAGCTCCCATGATGatccaccggaaggggagggacctCGCCTTTCTTCGGTCCACCATGATGAAAATCCATAGCCACCATCAATTAAAGAAGAGTGGAGCTTAGCAGTAAATTGGCCATAACTCACTAACTTGACTAGTCATCATAACATTTGTAACATATCTCCAGTCCGACATAAGAAATTGGCCTATACAATGATTTTGAAATCAGCCAATAGGAGGCTTCAAAAATACCAGAAATATGTACTGCAAAACTTGGTGGACAGAATTACAACAAAATTGGTACATATGGTCTTGGGGCGAGTATTAAATTAGATCTGAAGTGTCATATTGATTGACGCATGTGGGCGTGGCCTATTTAgcattatattttaaattatattcTCAAGTTACTGTAGGCTGGAAGGAGCTACATACATGAACATGTTCAGCATAATTGATGGTAATGTGCTAATTCTTCCCATAAAATATGATTCAATTTGGCCTGATGCGCTATAACTTAGGCCAACATTTTGAAGGGCCATGTCCCTCACACAGTGAGTCCGATTGACTTAATATTTCTCAAACATGTCTACCTCAATGTGTTCTACAACTTCTGCCATGATGTTTTTTGcataatgtgaaaaacactAAAATAACCGAAATAATGGGACTTATTGAAATGCTGCATCTATTGTAGTGATAAAACAGGTGTGTGCTTGGTTTCACCACTTTTTCTATTCAGGATTAAACCATCGGAAGTGGTTTTGTGAAGCTTTGTGAATCTAGAAATCGCTCAACGCTGCTTTTGGCTTTGACTTTGGTGattgtggctcaggtggtagagcagtCACCCACAAATCGGAAGGTTGCTGGTTTGCCCTGCTGTCCAATGTCAAAGggaattgctcccgatgctgcacCACtcttgtggaaacacaataagcatggaaactaaatgcacacttcctgcattactgaattacttcaaatactaagctCCTCCTTTAGTTAaatagtattcacatgaaataaaacaataaaacattgagaccattcagcataGGACACTGGGAAACAACTATttaacactggttgctatggaattgtcactaggcttcctcagtcattgtatatttatgcacataggtaaaggtgccgaagctgaacattatattccaaaacacatatgtttatttttaaagcagattttaaattacattgtaacaatttaacaatttgccCTTATGAAATTCAATCgtggcacggctgtcttggaatgcaatagacagacggtggcaggatgccccgacacttaaattataatgtaacagtgaacaatcagtgttcgacctacagtctgttgagatgcctctccaaacgcagaaaccacaCCAtgaaacgttaagacacgttgagaaaaaagatccatattttgccgtaatccaatgacacgaaaaaaaagtaacccacagtgatcagtagatccacaaacagagtcacggtgtatccagcaaggcctatatgagcgtcacattcagcagccagctccaaacaggtgaacgaggcctctccacttcgccgtttaaacaaagtggaataaacgtataaaagtccaaatctacacaaaacccgcaatcaattagtaagatgacatcacatgtatatacatggcatttaggaaacctttattgcaaggttggcacagcaagatgtccagactaatGCAACAGcagtcctgctgctcccatcgtcagccaggtcatatttttgtttactaaagcagtatatgaaatctgatgtattacctaccaccagttagttgttttctgttatttaaaatatttataaaatatctggtcatgccagatataattattccacaaattttttaaacaatgcaattacccgtttgagccaccagggggcagtgctcctcctgcccccccccccccccagccatCTCCGCGTTTgtggtcagacccatctgctaggtttgactgcaccaaacaagccacttcgaaattttgctctttttatgaatacaaaagttgggtgaccctcccctcaacaaagaataaagagacatgaccctcccctattttcctctggtggtccattccataaatacccaACGGTCCCTAAACTGCTAGAACTACAACTTTCTGTTGGCTGAGAAAGGGGTTGAACCCTCaaattgctgcttgcagctactttattttattgtctttgttttggCAGTTGTGACGTTTAGTCCAGATTCATCGTCTGCTTAACGTTTAGCAGAGAGTCTTTATAAGCTTTGTCCATGTTTTGCTGCAGTGCatatattttttgcattcaGCCATCTCATTCCCTACCCACCTTTTTGTGTCAGAAATGTTTTCTCATGTATAAAATGTCTTTTCTTATGTATGAAATGTTGAGTTTAAAGTAGATTATGTTGTGTGTAGACATTGGACTGGAAGCTTTGGATGAAATATCTTTTGTGTTGGTGTCATGTAACTGTGAGCGATGGGCCACTTAGTGGCATGACACATAAAATATCATTCATACAGTAAGTCCATGTATTGTGTAAAAGAAACAAGAGGTCATGTTTTCTTACTTTCTGTGTGAAGAGTCTGATGCTGATGGATGGAGGATCAGGAATGAGAGCCTGACCTGTCAGCTCCTCCTGTTTCCCTGGAGGAGCTGACGGTCCGGTCCTGTAAGTCCACACGGAGCCCCGAGGAACAGACATCCAGTCGGACCACAAACGCCTCATAGCTCACAGCTCTGCCCTCAGGTGAGATGATTGAGAAACAGCTCACGACAGGAGGGGTATGTTGAGATGTTATCACAGCTGagagattattttcattgttgattaatccgtttatttcctggatgaatggattagttgtttgttctctaaaatgtcaggaaaCAGTGACACATGTGGATCAGTAATTCTCGAAAAGTCctagatgacgtcctcaaatatcCTGTCTTTTCCACAccttaaagatattcagtttcctgtcacagaggagagaagaaactaggacatattcacatttaacacactgacatcacacaagtttacctgttttCTCAACAAACAAAGACTCAATCTGATTAATAGACTGCAGATGGAAACTAGCAttagctaactctggtacaaaacatcttttcgtaagattaatgtattttgtacattgtccctgacaaatcaactaattaaataaataaataaaaatagttggagattaatttaatagttgacaactaatcgattcatctctGCAGCTCTGGTTTTTAGTCCTCTAAAATCAAAGGAAGTCCTggtcttccttttttattgccGAAGAGAATTATTTAAGTCTcatcattgtttaaaaaattatttGATGATAGTGTAGCATTTTGTGAGAAAAAGTGGTGAATCTCCCACTAATGCAACAGAAAAACTGACAAAAGCCTATTTTGTATAAGTAAACATAAAGCTACAGAAAACTTTAAAGATTACTGTCTTAACGTAAATAATCAAATGTGGTGTGAAGTTGCAATGGGAAACTGTGGAATCAACGAATTCAgtattttttcaatactttcaaCCACTTCAATCACTTAGGACTTGTTATATGTTATAGAGGAGACTTTTATGAGACTAGGTCCGTTGAAAAAGTTTCTGTTGCAGATTTTTTGGCGTCATGTTGCATAATGCCTGTACTATGAAAGAAAGTGTCAGAATGTAGGTGGACTTTCTCTGATTAAGATGGATTCAGCCTGAAGAGAAAGAATGAGGATGTGAATATAGATCTATTTTTTGCAATGTTTCTGAGCTGCAGTGAACACATGACAGAACCAGTTTTGGGATGTGCGACTGTTTAAACAGACCTGCATTCTTGCACAGGCAGAACATCCGCAGAGGAGAAAGACGTATtcagattactgcagtaaagttaCTAATAccaaactgtaaaaatactctgttacaagtaaaagtcctgcatgtAAATgctacttcagtaaaagtctgtaagtatcatcaggaaaatgtagttaaagtattaaaacattgtagaaagtgtaaaggatccaaacagttgtgtgtttaatggtctaatcatctcagctggatttgtaggccgttatattgttggctagtttcatttataataaaacatcagcttttataaactacatgtgttttgtgtgcaggaatcttaatgtataaagtaactagtaaaaagtacaatatttctctctgaaatgtagcagagtagaagtagaaagtggcaagaaaagaaaagactcaagtaaagtacaagtacctcaacattggactgaagtacagcactggagtaaatgtacttattcCACCACTTACAGTGAACAGGTACACGGTGAGGTGAtgcacccccacccccaagGACTGTAATAAATGCAACTTTACATATTCTGTGTTGCAAATCCTTCATGGGCACCATAACGCTTTAATTCACTGCGCTGCTAACTTTTcaacttttcaacatactacagcACTTTAACACACAGTACCGACAACTGTTTTAACTGTCTTTAAATGTTGTATGTGGTTTTACTTATTTTAGTCTCGCATTCTTGCATACGTCTGtatgattgttgttgtttcctcttGCACTGCAAGTGgctgtttttcagtttttctttttatatgaaattatacaaAGAACCATGACAATAAATAATTGAGaatctaaaaagtacaagtataaaTACCTCGACATTTGTACTAGAGAAAATTTACTAAGTTACATTCCACCCTAGTGGAGACCACCCCAACCTGCTGCACAGCGCCTAGGGTTATCAAGCTAACAAAAAGGAAACTAAAAAGTCGAAATGTATTTAGTAATTTATTCATTTCCTCCTTTGGTGGTCAGCAACAGGAGTTTCAGCTGTTGCAAATGACTGCCACCTAACCATAGATGTATTTTCTTGCACAGAATGCATAACTAACAAAGCATTGTTTGTGATATAATCCACCTCTGGAGTGACCATCATTGTTCACTTGCTCCGTCAGCCCTCCGAGGGTCGATCTCACCAAGTTCACTTCAGTTTTTCAGACCAAAGGAACGAGGGCAAGTGCTTAGGCGAAGTGAACGAGGGCATGTTGAACCACTAATGAAACGCACGTTTCCTTTAATGTACAGGCATCATCAGTCATTAACACAATCATTTCAACATTCAGGTGAGTTTCTGGAACTCATTCTCATGGTTGTTTATTCAGGTATGAGCACGAGCTGGCCATGCGTCAGTCGATTGAGGCCGACATCGCCGGGCTGAAGAGAGTCCTGGACGAGCTGACTCTGCAAGATCCGACCTGGAGATGCAGATCGAAGGTCTGAAGGAGGAACTCATCTTCCTCAAGAAGAACCACGAGAAGGTGAGAGCACTGAAACCGTCCACCGTgtcacacaaaagcacaaatgaAGTCTCAAAAATATGTACTACTTTGAAAGTGGCTGCAAAGTTTTGAGAGTTTTCATGCATCCTTAAGTCCCTTAAAAAGTGTTTGTTAAATCAAAATGAACGCACAATATTCTACCTAAGTAAGAGTACTAAGACTTTGATGatcttgtacttaagtacaagtaaaattacCGGTATGAAAGTAAAAGAAGCTCAAAATTTACTCAGaataaaagttacttagttactgtTTAACatactattttatatttatacttcacTATCTTAATTATACGCATACTTATTTCATTAAATCAAAGTCTTTTGTGATTTGACACAAAACCATTTATACTTTTCCAAACCAAACTTAGAGgccgactatagcaagcgtgacaagcgagATGCAAatcccgctctcctgggtgaaggtcctgtgtttgacccatccaccaccccaaccaacctccttacatggaaatttgcccttacatactactcgctaaatcctatctaactgctgctctccacaaacacgctgaaagatgcctttttcgtcgcatcagacgctgacagccactgtccaaacgtccttaatttacgagttcggaatgagaaaggtttttttttttttgtttccgaGCATCCCAAGCCCCTCAAAAATGTGATAACGcagcagaaaaataataatccttttaaatcagaatcagaaaagggtttattaCCACAATAAGTTACACctacgtggaatttgccttggtgaatggtgcttacataaacaaacatattgaacattattatgaaataaacaataaatacagagacAAGTTTATACATTAGTTATACAAGTTTTGCATTAGAATAAAAAACAATAGGTCCCTGGCACTTTGGTGCTCGGGCgctaaaaaaaagattaaaagacaGAAGTTAAACCGGCGTCTTCCTGCAGGACCTGCTGGCCCTGCGAGCCCAGGTGGGAGGCCAGGTGAACGTGGAGGTGAACGTGGAGGTGGACGCCGCTCCGCAGCAGGACCTGTCCGCCGCCATGGCCAAAATCAGAGAACACTA
This window of the Sander lucioperca isolate FBNREF2018 chromosome 21, SLUC_FBN_1.2, whole genome shotgun sequence genome carries:
- the LOC116050013 gene encoding uncharacterized protein LOC116050013; the encoded protein is MSGNVIQSSVLGNGVPERAIDGNRASDWAEGSCTQTNNELKPWWRLDLLNTYQINTVTITNRGDCCPKRINGAEIRIGDSLNDNGNGNPRCAVISSIAAGTTQTFACNAMEGRYVNIVIPGRRQYLTLCEVEVNGQPKGNTAPTGPNIAQAGNVIQSSVFGNGVPERAIDGNRASDWAEGSCTHTNNDLKPWWRLDLLKTYQINSVTITNRGDCCPERINGAEIRIGDSLNDNGNRNPRCAVISSIAAGTTQTFACNAMEGRYVNIVIPGRRQYLTLCEVEVNGQPKGNTGPTGPNIAQAGNVIQSSVFGNGVPERAIDGHRASDWTQGSCTHTNNDLKPWWRLDLLKTYQINSVTITNRGDCCPERINGAEIRIGDSLNDNGNGNPRCAVISSIAAGTTQTFVCNAMEGRYVNIVIPGRRQYLTLCEVEVNGQPKSNTTPTEPNIAQAGNVIQSSVFGNGVPERAIDGNRASDWAEGSCTHTNNDLKPWWRLDLLNTYQINSVTITNRGDCCPERINGAEIRIGDSLNDNGNGNPRCAVISSIAAGTTQTFACNAMEGRYVNIVIPGRRQYLTLCEVEVNGQPKEPNIAQAGNVIQSSVFGNGVPERAIDGNRASDWAEGSCTHTNNDLKPWWRLDLLNTYQINSVTITNRGDCCPERINGAEIRIGDSLNDNGNGNPRCAVISSIAAGTTQTFACNAMEGRYVNIVIPGRRQYLTLCEVEVNGQPKVCPEPNIAQAGNVIQSSVFGNGVPERAIDGNRASDWAEGSCTHTNNDLKPWWRLDLLNTYQINSVTITNRGDCCPERINGAEIRIGDSLNDNGNGNPRCAVISSIAAGTTQTFACNAMEGRYVNIVIPGRRQYLTLCEVEVNGQPKGHLA